One stretch of Microbacterium terrae DNA includes these proteins:
- a CDS encoding patatin-like phospholipase family protein, translating into MTVAFVLGGGGVRGAVEIGMLRALLERGIRPDVVVGTSIGAINGALVARDPTPAVIEPLSRAWMSPEADAVYGESLVRQFGRLMKTRTHLSSPEPLRELLTTALGATTRFEDLVVPLRVVAANVERAAERVFESGPLIEAILASSAVPGLLPAVEIDGEHYIDGGIVNSIPIEQALTAGATTVYVLQVGRVETPLVAPRSLVDAARVAFEIARRHRFARDLATLPPDVDLHVLPSGGELDGDDSLMSYRRMATVQKRIDRAFEATWAYLDDPAPAGSV; encoded by the coding sequence ATGACGGTCGCGTTCGTCCTCGGCGGTGGCGGCGTGCGCGGCGCCGTCGAGATCGGCATGCTGCGGGCGCTCCTCGAGCGCGGCATCCGTCCCGATGTCGTCGTCGGCACCTCGATCGGCGCGATCAACGGAGCGCTCGTCGCGCGCGACCCGACGCCCGCGGTGATCGAGCCGCTCAGCCGGGCGTGGATGTCGCCCGAGGCCGACGCGGTCTACGGCGAGTCGCTGGTGCGCCAGTTCGGGCGGCTGATGAAGACCCGCACGCACCTGAGCTCGCCCGAACCGCTGCGCGAGCTGCTCACGACCGCCCTCGGCGCGACCACGCGCTTCGAAGACCTCGTCGTGCCGCTGAGGGTCGTCGCAGCGAACGTCGAGCGCGCCGCGGAGCGCGTGTTCGAGTCGGGGCCGCTCATCGAGGCGATCCTCGCGTCGTCGGCCGTGCCGGGGCTGCTCCCTGCGGTCGAGATCGACGGCGAGCACTATATCGACGGCGGCATCGTCAACTCGATCCCCATCGAGCAGGCGCTCACCGCGGGCGCAACGACCGTATACGTGCTGCAGGTCGGGCGGGTCGAGACGCCCCTCGTGGCCCCGCGGTCGCTCGTCGACGCCGCTCGCGTGGCGTTCGAGATCGCCCGACGGCACCGGTTCGCGCGCGACCTCGCCACCCTGCCGCCCGACGTCGACCTGCACGTGCTGCCGAGCGGCGGCGAGCTCGACGGAGACGACTCGCTGATGTCGTACCGCCGCATGGCGACGGTTCAGAAGCGCATCGATCGTGCCTTCGAGGCGACCTGGGCGTACCTCGACGATCCGGCCCCGGCGGGTTCCGTCTGA
- a CDS encoding GntR family transcriptional regulator: MIEEGRPLFLQIAESVEDSIVDGTLAEEAQAPSTNELAAFHRINPATAAKGVAVLVEKNVVYKRRGIGMFVAPGARERLLAERRAAFADRFVDPLLAEAGKLGLGPDDLGAIIRERAARSI, from the coding sequence GTGATCGAAGAAGGCCGGCCCCTGTTCCTCCAGATCGCCGAGAGCGTGGAGGACTCGATCGTCGACGGCACGCTCGCCGAAGAGGCGCAGGCGCCGTCGACGAACGAACTCGCCGCCTTCCATCGCATCAACCCCGCCACCGCCGCGAAAGGAGTAGCCGTGCTGGTCGAGAAGAACGTCGTCTACAAGCGTCGCGGCATCGGCATGTTCGTCGCACCCGGAGCCCGCGAGCGCCTGCTCGCCGAGCGTCGGGCGGCTTTCGCGGACCGCTTCGTCGATCCCCTGCTCGCCGAGGCGGGCAAGCTCGGGCTCGGCCCCGACGACCTCGGCGCGATCATACGCGAGCGCGCCGCCCGCAGCATCTGA
- a CDS encoding ABC transporter ATP-binding protein, translating into MTHVIEVKNLTKRYRDTLAVDDVSFTIHKDTIYGLLGRNGAGKTTVMSILTAQNFATRGDVRVFGEHPYENAKVLGRMCFVRESQKYPDDATPRHAFAMARLFYPNWDQEFAERLIDDFQLPMKKTIKKLSRGQLSAVGVIIGLASRAEITFFDEPYLGLDAVARQIFYDRLLEDYTEHPRTIILSSHLIDEVSNLIERVIVIDRGRIIMDEETDAIRDRAANIVGEAAAVDAFVAGREVIHREALGRVASVTVLGRLTAEERARLEAAGLDVAPVSLQQLIVRTTQHAGGAGSSALAADATTDEGALR; encoded by the coding sequence ATGACGCACGTGATCGAGGTGAAGAACCTCACCAAGCGCTACCGCGACACCCTCGCCGTCGACGACGTGAGCTTCACGATCCACAAAGACACCATCTACGGGCTGCTGGGCCGCAACGGCGCCGGCAAGACGACGGTGATGTCGATCCTCACGGCGCAGAACTTCGCCACGCGCGGCGATGTGCGCGTGTTCGGAGAGCACCCGTACGAGAACGCGAAGGTGCTCGGCCGCATGTGCTTCGTGCGCGAGAGCCAGAAGTACCCCGACGACGCGACCCCGCGCCACGCCTTCGCGATGGCGCGCCTGTTCTACCCGAACTGGGATCAGGAGTTCGCCGAGCGTCTCATCGACGACTTCCAGCTGCCGATGAAGAAGACGATCAAGAAGCTCTCGCGCGGCCAGCTGTCGGCCGTCGGCGTCATCATCGGCCTGGCCTCGCGCGCCGAGATCACCTTCTTCGACGAGCCGTACCTCGGGCTCGACGCCGTCGCCCGGCAGATCTTCTACGACCGCCTGCTCGAGGACTACACCGAGCACCCCCGCACGATCATCCTGTCGAGCCACCTGATCGACGAGGTCTCGAACCTCATCGAGCGCGTGATCGTCATCGACCGCGGGCGGATCATCATGGACGAGGAGACCGACGCCATCCGCGACCGCGCCGCGAACATCGTGGGCGAAGCAGCGGCCGTCGACGCGTTCGTCGCGGGGCGCGAGGTGATCCACCGCGAAGCGCTCGGCCGCGTCGCCTCGGTCACCGTACTCGGCCGCCTCACCGCCGAGGAGCGCGCACGGCTCGAGGCTGCCGGACTCGATGTCGCACCGGTGTCGCTGCAGCAGCTCATCGTCCGCACCACCCAGCACGCCGGCGGCGCCGGATCATCCGCCCTCGCCGCCGATGCCACCACCGACGAAGGAGCACTGCGATGA